The Deltaproteobacteria bacterium region GCGGAACCGCAGGGTCGCGGCGTCGGCGTCGAGCAGCGCTGCGATCCGGGTCGAGAAGGCCTCGACCACTTGCTCGAGCAGGCCCTCGAATGCGTCGCTCTGCACCAGGTCGACGACGTCGAGCAGCGCGCGCGTTTCCCCCGTGATCTCGGCAAGAAGATCGCCGAACGCGGTCGCCGGGAGCGCCGCCAGACGGCGCACGAGATCTCCGTTGCGGATCTCGCGCACGAGGAGCCGGAGCCCGCGCTGGGTGTCGTTGGTGACGGCGCCCATCAGCGACGACAGCCGACCGTCCTCGAGCGCCAGGATGCGATCGGCCACATCCAGGATGCGGCTGTCGTGCGTGACGAGGACCACGGTGACGCCGTCGCGTCGTGCGAGCGTCTGGAGCAGCTCCACCACTCCGCGGCCCGTGGCGCGGTCGAGCGACGCGGTGGGCTCGTCGGCGAGCACGATCTCGGGCCGCCGGGCCAGCGCGCGGGCGATCGCGACGCGCTGGCGCTGTCCGCCGGAGAGGCGGCTCGGATGGGCATCGGCCCGGTCCGCGAGCCCCACCGCGTCGAGCGCCTCCCGGGCGCGGCCCGCGAGCTCCGCGTCGCCGAGCGCACGGTCGAGCTCGAGCGACATCCGTACGTTCTGGAGCGCCGAGAGCGACTCGAGCAGGTTGTGCGCCTGGAAGACGTAGCCGATCCGGCTCCGCACCGACGCGAGCTCGTGCTCGCCGGCACCGCGCAGCTCGCGCCCCAGCACGCGCAGGCTCCCGGCCTGCGCCGAGCGCAGCGCGCCGATCAGCGTGAGCAGCGTGGTCTTGCCCGAGCCCGAGGGCCCAGTGAGGATCACGATCTCGCCCTTCCGGATCCTGGCGCTCACGTCGAAGAGCACCTGCCGGCGCAGCTCCCCCTCTCCGAAGGCGTGGTCCAGGTGCTCGACGACGATCGGCTCGCTCATCCGAAGACCTCCGCCGGGTCGGCCGCGCGCACCTTGCGCAGAGCCATCAGCGCCGAGACGCCGCACATCGCCAGCGTCAGCAGGAAGACTCCCGCAGCGCGCCCGGGTGTCATGTGCAGCGGCAGGCGCGTCGCCTCGGTCGTGACCGCGTAGAGGACGAGCGCGATGCCGAGTCCCGGCACGAAGCCCAGCACCGCGAGCAGCGAGGCCTCGCGCAGGACGACGGCGGCCAGGTGGCGGTTGGTGTAGCCCATCGCCTTGAGCGTCGCGTACTCCGCGAGGTGCTCGGATACATCCGCGAAGAGGATCTGGTAGACGACGACTCCGCCGACCACGAGACCCATGATCGCGCCGAAGCCGAAGACGTACCCGATCGGCGTGGTCGAGCCCCAATAGCTCACCTCGCGCGCGACGTACTCGTCTCGTGTGAGGATCTCGACGTCGCGCTCGAGCGCCGCGGCGAGCCGCGCGCGCACCTCCGCCGCATCGGCGTCCTTCCGGAGGTGAATCAGACCGAGGTCGATGAGGCCGGGCGCGCGATCCGGGAACAGGCGCAGGAAGTTCAGGTCGCTCGTCACGAGGCTGCCGTCGATCCCGAACGACGTGCCCAGATCGAAGAGCCCGACGACTGTGATGCGCCGATCGTTCACCTCCGCTACGAGCGGGCCCCGCGCGCGCACGGCCGCTGCCACCGGGCCGAACTCGGGGCGCGCGGCGGCGTCGAAGAGCGCGACGTCTGGCTGCGCGAGCGCCGCGAGGCGCCGCTCGACGGCGGGCAGCGCGAGCACGTCGTGGGCGGGGTCGAAGCCGACGACGAAGACGTTGCGAGCTGCGAACGTCCAGGGGTTCTTCCAGAAGGCCTGCGACAAGTAGATGGGCGTCACGGCGTCGACCTCGCGATCGCCCAGGGCCTGGTAGAGCCGCCTGCGCGTGAAGCTCTCGGGAAACCCGATGAAGGGCGTCTTCGGGCTTACGAGCACCAGGTCGTATCGGAAGCGCTCGTGGTAGCGGACGGCGCTCTCGTACATCGCGCGCTGGAAGCCGAGCTGCATGGAGACCAGGATCACGGCGAAGCCGACGCCCGCGAGTGCAACGGCGAGCCGCAGCGTGTCCTGCGAGAGCTGCAGCCAGGCGAGAGGGACCCTGCGTGCCATGCCGTGCTCCCGGGTCAGGGCCCGATCAGGACCTCGACGCGCAGGTTGGTGAGCGCGGAAGCGAGCTCCGGCTCGAGCAGGCGGACCTCGACCTCCACCACGCGCGCGTCTGCATCCGCGACCGGATCGGTGCTGAGGACGTCCTTCTTGCCGATCTTGAGCCCGACGCGCTCGACCGCTCCCGCGAGCTCGTGCGGGAGCGCCGGGCTGCGGATGCGCGCCGGCTGCCCGACCTCCACACGACCGATGTCGGTCTCGTAGACCTCGGCGACGGCGTACATCGCGTCCGTGTCGCCGAGCTCGAGGATGCCGTCCGGCCCGACGCGCTCACCGGGTCGCGCGTGGACCTCGAGCACCCGGCCCGCGAGGGGCGCGCGCACCGTCAGGAGCTCGAGCTCCGCCTCCGCGCGCGCGAGCGCGGCGCGCGCCACGTCGCGCGCGAGAACCACGTCCTCCAGGGTGGATTCCGCGACGACACCCCGCCGGCGCAGCGGTTGCTGGCGCTCGACCTCGCGCTCGGCGCTCCGCAACTCGGCGCGCAAGCGCGCTGCTTCCGCGCGCTCGACGCCGATGCCGGCCAGCGTAGCGAGCACCTGTCCGCGCTCGACGCGGTCGCCCTCCTCGACGCGGAGATCCTCGATCACCACCGCGGGGCGCGGAGGGCCCGCCACGCGCACGACGCCGCGCCGCGGCTCGAGGCGTCCGAGCGCCGCCACCTCGGCGAGCGTCTCCGGTACGAGCGCCACCGGGCCCGGCGGGCGCGGGGGCGCGGAGGCGACACCCTCCAGCGCGCCGATCGAGATTGCGCGCAGCTCGAGCCACCAGAACAGAGCCGCGCCGCCGAGCACGAGGACGACGACGGCCACCGCGAGACTTCTCGTCGGGCGTCTCATCGACCTCCCACCGGAACGCGGCCCGGCGCTCGTCACCTGAGCGCCGGCGCCGGGATCCGCTACGCCACCCTACCCCGCTCCGCGCACACCGCTAGCGGTGTCGCACGAAGCAGTGGACACCGATCAGCCCCGTCGCAACGAGCGCAACCTGGATCGCCACGTCTGGTCTCGGCAGATGGCGGAGACGCCTGCTCCTGCAGGTGCTCCGCCTTGCCACGGCGAGCTCCGGCGGAGCTCGGCAGGCTCGCATCGGTATACGCCTCTCCGGGCGGAATGGTGACCGCATGGCAGGCATCCAGAGACGAAGCCCGGTCCGCATGTCCCCGGATGCAACGAGGCTCCGTATCCACGAAGGTCGAGGGAGTAGACGGCCCAGCGACGCACGGAGGCGACCATTGGCTCAGTTCCTGGGCGACATCGCTTTTCTGCTGGAAATGGCGCTGCTGGCTCTCGGGCTCGTACTGCTCGAGCGGGCCGCGAAGGAACGAGCCGGCCTGATGCGGCTCGCGGGCGTTCTGCTGGTCACCACCGGAATCCTAGGACCCCTCTGCACCGGCTACTTCTGGTTCCGCTACTACGGGCAGGGCGGCTTCGACCACGCGCATCCTCCGATGGTGGACGCGATGGGTGAGATGCCGATGCCCATGCCCGAGGGCGGGATGCCGGGAGGCATGCGAGGCGGCCCGACACCAGACCAGGGCGCCCACCAGCACAGCCCCTGATCGCCGCCGCGCGCCCAGTAAGGCCACGGCCCGCCGTTCAGGCGGGCTCGGCCTCCCACGCCCGCACAACGTCGAGGTAGACGTTCTCCTCACGAATGATGCGGAAGCCGGCGCGTGTGACATTCGTCGCCGTGTCGCGGTTCATGTCGGGCCCGAAGCGGCGGGTGATCGGGGTCAGCAGGTCCTGCATGACCGCGATGGGGGTCCACCGGCTGCGGACATGCTCGAAGAGGAGGATGCGGCCGCTGGGAGAGACCACGCGCCGAAGCTCGCGCAGCCCGAGCACGGGCTCCGGGACCGAGCAGAACGTGCAGACCGTGACGACGGTGTCGAAGGTTGCGTCGGGGAACGCAAGACGCCGGGCATCCATTCGCGCCAGGGCCAGGCGGCCCGGATACGCCGCCGCACGCAGTCGGGCGCGTTCCAGCATTCCCGCGCTGATGTCGATCGCCACGACATCGAGACCCGGGGGAAAGTGGTGGAAGTCGCCGCCCGTGCCGGTGGCGAGCATCAGGCAGCGGCCCTCCATGCGGGCAAAGAGCCGCCGCTTGGCGGCGCCGAAGCGGTAGTCGTCGGCGCGCGTCTGCCGATCGTAGACGCGGCTCGCGCGATCCCACTTCCGCGCAAGGAGAGAGGGCACCCGGGAACGCTAGCCACTGCCCGAGCGGAGTGCCCGGTCGTACACCTGGCACGACGCCACGACCGCGACGCCCACCACCAGGGCGACCCAGATGACTTGCGGCCACGAAGCCGCCTGCATCGAGTCGCGCATGCCGAAGAGCATCCCGCCGTACATGCCGACGAGGCTCCCCGGCACCATCACGTGGAAGAGGCCGACCAGCGAGCCGAGGGCGACGAGGACGATGAGGTGGACTGCAATTCCCAGCGCAGCGCCAACGCCCATCGCGAGGACGAGGTCCCAGCTCGGATCGACGATTGCATGAACCACCGCCGCGACGAGCACCGCCGTAAGACAGCCGGCGGCGTAGTCCCCCACCGCCGAGGCCCAGAGCCGGCCGATCACTTCTCCCCTCCCTCCGGAGCCCAGGCCTGGATCCGGACTCCGATCGTTGACCCGACCGTCGGGCGACTCGTGGCCGAAGCCGACGCGTGCGACGAGGAGAGCATAGGGCGTCAGGCGATAGCGGCCTTCACCGCATCCACCGACTCGCCCCGCGCAGAGGCGATCTCCCTGTACTCGAGGCCCCAGACTTTGCGTCGAGCGGGATGCGTCCTGCTCACGAGCGATGGCCTCAGCTGGTGCTCCCGATGTCACTTCGGGAACCTTCGCTCCGTAGGGAGATGGAGAATCGGGTGAGGGAGATTTGAATGCGATCCATAGCCGCGGCCCTACTGCTGCTCTCGGTCGCCATGACCGCCGGTGCGGCTGCCTTGTTCCTTGGCCTCTACGACGTCGCGGCCACCGAACCGCATTCCGCGGCCGTCCGTTGGCTGCTCTCGACGGCGATGGAGCAGGCCGTCGAGCGGCGCGCGGATGGGATCGTGGTTCCGAACGGCCTCAGCGATCCGCGGCGTATTCACTCCGGGTTCGTGGGGTACGACGACATGTGTGTCGGATGTCACGGCGCACCCGGGATCGAACGCGGCGTCGTCGGCGCCGGTCTGAACCCGCGACCGCCGGAGCTGCATACCAGCGAGCAAAGCTGGGAGGCGGCAGAGCTCTACTGGATCATCGACCACGGCATCAAGATGACGGGCATGCCGGCGTTCGGCCCCACTCACGACGACGAGCAACTGTGGGATCTGGTCGCCTTCGTGACGGCGCTGCCGCACCTGTCCGCCGAGGACTACGCCGATCTGCGTCGGCAACGGACCGGCTCGCGCACTAGCGATGGCAAGGCAGGAGGAGGGCATGAGCATCGCTGACTGGAAGCCCGCGCCGCGGGCTGCGAGCGCGCATTCGATGTATGAGACGACCGTGGATACACCTCCGTCCGAGCACCGCGAGTTTCAGGGGTCACTGTTGTCCCCGCGCGGCGAGCAGCCCACTCCGGCGCCCGACCCGGCGATCGCCGCGCGCGGTCTCCGCACTAGCATGCGTGGCCGCGCGCGGCGATCAGGC contains the following coding sequences:
- the devC gene encoding ABC transporter permease DevC, translated to MARRVPLAWLQLSQDTLRLAVALAGVGFAVILVSMQLGFQRAMYESAVRYHERFRYDLVLVSPKTPFIGFPESFTRRRLYQALGDREVDAVTPIYLSQAFWKNPWTFAARNVFVVGFDPAHDVLALPAVERRLAALAQPDVALFDAAARPEFGPVAAAVRARGPLVAEVNDRRITVVGLFDLGTSFGIDGSLVTSDLNFLRLFPDRAPGLIDLGLIHLRKDADAAEVRARLAAALERDVEILTRDEYVAREVSYWGSTTPIGYVFGFGAIMGLVVGGVVVYQILFADVSEHLAEYATLKAMGYTNRHLAAVVLREASLLAVLGFVPGLGIALVLYAVTTEATRLPLHMTPGRAAGVFLLTLAMCGVSALMALRKVRAADPAEVFG
- a CDS encoding efflux RND transporter periplasmic adaptor subunit, whose amino-acid sequence is MAVVVLVLGGAALFWWLELRAISIGALEGVASAPPRPPGPVALVPETLAEVAALGRLEPRRGVVRVAGPPRPAVVIEDLRVEEGDRVERGQVLATLAGIGVERAEAARLRAELRSAEREVERQQPLRRRGVVAESTLEDVVLARDVARAALARAEAELELLTVRAPLAGRVLEVHARPGERVGPDGILELGDTDAMYAVAEVYETDIGRVEVGQPARIRSPALPHELAGAVERVGLKIGKKDVLSTDPVADADARVVEVEVRLLEPELASALTNLRVEVLIGP
- a CDS encoding cytochrome c — protein: MRSIAAALLLLSVAMTAGAAALFLGLYDVAATEPHSAAVRWLLSTAMEQAVERRADGIVVPNGLSDPRRIHSGFVGYDDMCVGCHGAPGIERGVVGAGLNPRPPELHTSEQSWEAAELYWIIDHGIKMTGMPAFGPTHDDEQLWDLVAFVTALPHLSAEDYADLRRQRTGSRTSDGKAGGGHEHR
- a CDS encoding ATP-binding cassette domain-containing protein, giving the protein MSEPIVVEHLDHAFGEGELRRQVLFDVSARIRKGEIVILTGPSGSGKTTLLTLIGALRSAQAGSLRVLGRELRGAGEHELASVRSRIGYVFQAHNLLESLSALQNVRMSLELDRALGDAELAGRAREALDAVGLADRADAHPSRLSGGQRQRVAIARALARRPEIVLADEPTASLDRATGRGVVELLQTLARRDGVTVVLVTHDSRILDVADRILALEDGRLSSLMGAVTNDTQRGLRLLVREIRNGDLVRRLAALPATAFGDLLAEITGETRALLDVVDLVQSDAFEGLLEQVVEAFSTRIAALLDADAATLRFREPGGPAAAVGRPPLAPLDRGIAGAAAGSGEAVRVGAIEHDARFDASVDLPGRPASGALLALPLADSRAEVFAVVEVFRAAGRAFDADDERRLHDAAAPVALLLESWWRMSCSCRAAGFGRTCACCGRPWHLPLEAPGTVEGPASG
- a CDS encoding methyltransferase domain-containing protein; translated protein: MPSLLARKWDRASRVYDRQTRADDYRFGAAKRRLFARMEGRCLMLATGTGGDFHHFPPGLDVVAIDISAGMLERARLRAAAYPGRLALARMDARRLAFPDATFDTVVTVCTFCSVPEPVLGLRELRRVVSPSGRILLFEHVRSRWTPIAVMQDLLTPITRRFGPDMNRDTATNVTRAGFRIIREENVYLDVVRAWEAEPA